The following are encoded in a window of Arctopsyche grandis isolate Sample6627 chromosome 4, ASM5162203v2, whole genome shotgun sequence genomic DNA:
- the LOC143910309 gene encoding alpha-(1,3)-fucosyltransferase C-like isoform X2, with amino-acid sequence MQRRIKWLIAGVFAMIFWLTYSYNYSINTSLLKNFIKNDERLKDGVKNILMWTHNYTEPFNRFKNGRESFLEANCPINNCYITNNRSYLERVESWDAILFHAPEYTWRNNPWKHGMPSVRSPHQRYIFVSIESSANYPVDDPKWDGYFNWTMTYKTDSDVRWVYLAIRDVNENLVGPKPNIEWNIGDKDVSRDIKDEIKKKSKTAAWFVSNYIYGRCGNLKCPRDDMSSCWKMLKDDYLFYLSFENSFSEDYTTEKLLHAVLNDVVPIVMGGSDYSRFIPPNSYLDASSYRAEDLAKVLNDYMNNKNEYEKFFKWKNYYKYHSYDDSPETHQACLLCEALNKNLATKTYYNFREWWNGKKVNRDGWFGKKVIVNSDGWFG; translated from the exons ATGCAAAGAAGAATTAAATGGCTTATTGCTGGGGTTTTTGCAATGATTTTTTGGTTGACATATAGttataattattcaattaacactAGCCtgttaaaaaatttcataaaaaacgACGAAAGACTCAAAGATGGAGTTAAGAATATTTTGATGTGGACTCACAACTACACAGAGCCATTCAATcgatttaaaaatggaagagagtCATTCTTGGAAGCAAATTGTCCGATAAATAACTGTTACATAACTAATAATCGCAGTTATTTAGAGAGAGTAGAGAGTTGGGATGCGATACTATTTCATGCACCGGAGTATACATGGAGAAACAACCCGTGGAAACACGGAATGCCATCGGTCAGGAGTCCTCACCAGAGGTATATATTTGTATCGATAGAATCATCAGCTAATTATCCAGTTGATGATCCGAAATGGGATGGTTACTTCAATTGGACTATGACTTATAAGACTGACTCGGATGTTCGGTGGGTGTATTTAGCTATACGGGatgtaaatgaaaatttggTAGGACCTAAACCCAACATTGAATGGAATATTGGCGATAAAGATGTGTCACGAGATATAAAAGATGAGATTAAGAAGAAGAGCAAAACTGCAGCATGGTTTGTATCAAATT ATATCTACGGCCGTTGTGGAAACTTAAAATGTCCTAGAGATGATATGTCATCGTGTTGGAAGATGTTAAAAGATGACTATTTATTCTATCTGTCATTTGAGAATTCTTTCAGTGAAGATTATACCACAGAAAAATTACTTCATGCAGTATTGAATGATGTCGTACCAATTGTGATGGGAGGTTCTGATTACTCAAG ATTTATTCCACCAAACTCATACCTGGATGCCAGTAGTTATAGAGCTGAAGATCTAGCAAAAGTTTTAAACGATTACATGAATAACAAAAATGAGTatgaaaagttttttaaatggaagaattattacaaataccatAGTTATGATGATAGTCCTGAAACCCACCAAGCTTGTTTACTATGTGAAGCTTTGAATAAAAATCTAGCAACTAAAACATATTACAATTTCAGGGAATGGTGGAATGGTAAAAAAGTAAATAGAGACGGTTGGTTCGGTAAAAAAGTAATTGTAAACAGTGACGGTTGGTTCGGTTAA
- the LOC143910309 gene encoding alpha-(1,3)-fucosyltransferase C-like isoform X4 produces the protein MQRRIKWLIAGVFAMIFWLTYSYNYSINTSLLKNFIKNDERLKDGVKNILMWTHNYTEPFNRFKNGRESFLEANCPINNCYITNNRSYLERVESWDAILFHAPEYTWRNNPWKHGMPSVRSPHQRYIFVSIESSANYPVDDPKWDGYFNWTMTYKTDSDVRWVYLAIRDVNENLVGPKPNIEWNIGDKDVSRDIKDEIKKKSKTAAWFVSNYIYGRCGNLKCPRDDMSSCWKMLKDDYLFYLSFENSFSEDYTTEKLLHAVLNDVVPIVMGGSDYSRFIPPNSYLDASSYRAEDLAKVLNDYMNNKNEEWWNGKKVNRDGWFGKKVIVNSDGWFG, from the exons ATGCAAAGAAGAATTAAATGGCTTATTGCTGGGGTTTTTGCAATGATTTTTTGGTTGACATATAGttataattattcaattaacactAGCCtgttaaaaaatttcataaaaaacgACGAAAGACTCAAAGATGGAGTTAAGAATATTTTGATGTGGACTCACAACTACACAGAGCCATTCAATcgatttaaaaatggaagagagtCATTCTTGGAAGCAAATTGTCCGATAAATAACTGTTACATAACTAATAATCGCAGTTATTTAGAGAGAGTAGAGAGTTGGGATGCGATACTATTTCATGCACCGGAGTATACATGGAGAAACAACCCGTGGAAACACGGAATGCCATCGGTCAGGAGTCCTCACCAGAGGTATATATTTGTATCGATAGAATCATCAGCTAATTATCCAGTTGATGATCCGAAATGGGATGGTTACTTCAATTGGACTATGACTTATAAGACTGACTCGGATGTTCGGTGGGTGTATTTAGCTATACGGGatgtaaatgaaaatttggTAGGACCTAAACCCAACATTGAATGGAATATTGGCGATAAAGATGTGTCACGAGATATAAAAGATGAGATTAAGAAGAAGAGCAAAACTGCAGCATGGTTTGTATCAAATT ATATCTACGGCCGTTGTGGAAACTTAAAATGTCCTAGAGATGATATGTCATCGTGTTGGAAGATGTTAAAAGATGACTATTTATTCTATCTGTCATTTGAGAATTCTTTCAGTGAAGATTATACCACAGAAAAATTACTTCATGCAGTATTGAATGATGTCGTACCAATTGTGATGGGAGGTTCTGATTACTCAAG ATTTATTCCACCAAACTCATACCTGGATGCCAGTAGTTATAGAGCTGAAGATCTAGCAAAAGTTTTAAACGATTACATGAATAACAAAAATGA GGAATGGTGGAATGGTAAAAAAGTAAATAGAGACGGTTGGTTCGGTAAAAAAGTAATTGTAAACAGTGACGGTTGGTTCGGTTAA
- the LOC143910309 gene encoding alpha-(1,3)-fucosyltransferase C-like isoform X1 encodes MQRRIKWLIAGVFAMIFWLTYSYNYSINTSLLKNFIKNDERLKDGVKNILMWTHNYTEPFNRFKNGRESFLEANCPINNCYITNNRSYLERVESWDAILFHAPEYTWRNNPWKHGMPSVRSPHQRYIFVSIESSANYPVDDPKWDGYFNWTMTYKTDSDVRWVYLAIRDVNENLVGPKPNIEWNIGDKDVSRDIKDEIKKKSKTAAWFVSNCKTLSGRENYARDLQTHLKKLGLTLDIYGRCGNLKCPRDDMSSCWKMLKDDYLFYLSFENSFSEDYTTEKLLHAVLNDVVPIVMGGSDYSRFIPPNSYLDASSYRAEDLAKVLNDYMNNKNEYEKFFKWKNYYKYHSYDDSPETHQACLLCEALNKNLATKTYYNFREWWNGKKVNRDGWFGKKVIVNSDGWFG; translated from the exons ATGCAAAGAAGAATTAAATGGCTTATTGCTGGGGTTTTTGCAATGATTTTTTGGTTGACATATAGttataattattcaattaacactAGCCtgttaaaaaatttcataaaaaacgACGAAAGACTCAAAGATGGAGTTAAGAATATTTTGATGTGGACTCACAACTACACAGAGCCATTCAATcgatttaaaaatggaagagagtCATTCTTGGAAGCAAATTGTCCGATAAATAACTGTTACATAACTAATAATCGCAGTTATTTAGAGAGAGTAGAGAGTTGGGATGCGATACTATTTCATGCACCGGAGTATACATGGAGAAACAACCCGTGGAAACACGGAATGCCATCGGTCAGGAGTCCTCACCAGAGGTATATATTTGTATCGATAGAATCATCAGCTAATTATCCAGTTGATGATCCGAAATGGGATGGTTACTTCAATTGGACTATGACTTATAAGACTGACTCGGATGTTCGGTGGGTGTATTTAGCTATACGGGatgtaaatgaaaatttggTAGGACCTAAACCCAACATTGAATGGAATATTGGCGATAAAGATGTGTCACGAGATATAAAAGATGAGATTAAGAAGAAGAGCAAAACTGCAGCATGGTTTGTATCAAATTGTAAGACGTTGAGTGGAAGAGAAAATTATGCGCGAGATCTTCAGACACACTTAAAAAAACTTGGTTTAACGTTAGATATCTACGGCCGTTGTGGAAACTTAAAATGTCCTAGAGATGATATGTCATCGTGTTGGAAGATGTTAAAAGATGACTATTTATTCTATCTGTCATTTGAGAATTCTTTCAGTGAAGATTATACCACAGAAAAATTACTTCATGCAGTATTGAATGATGTCGTACCAATTGTGATGGGAGGTTCTGATTACTCAAG ATTTATTCCACCAAACTCATACCTGGATGCCAGTAGTTATAGAGCTGAAGATCTAGCAAAAGTTTTAAACGATTACATGAATAACAAAAATGAGTatgaaaagttttttaaatggaagaattattacaaataccatAGTTATGATGATAGTCCTGAAACCCACCAAGCTTGTTTACTATGTGAAGCTTTGAATAAAAATCTAGCAACTAAAACATATTACAATTTCAGGGAATGGTGGAATGGTAAAAAAGTAAATAGAGACGGTTGGTTCGGTAAAAAAGTAATTGTAAACAGTGACGGTTGGTTCGGTTAA
- the LOC143910309 gene encoding alpha-(1,3)-fucosyltransferase C-like isoform X3, with product MQRRIKWLIAGVFAMIFWLTYSYNYSINTSLLKNFIKNDERLKDGVKNILMWTHNYTEPFNRFKNGRESFLEANCPINNCYITNNRSYLERVESWDAILFHAPEYTWRNNPWKHGMPSVRSPHQRYIFVSIESSANYPVDDPKWDGYFNWTMTYKTDSDVRWVYLAIRDVNENLVGPKPNIEWNIGDKDVSRDIKDEIKKKSKTAAWFVSNCKTLSGRENYARDLQTHLKKLGLTLDIYGRCGNLKCPRDDMSSCWKMLKDDYLFYLSFENSFSEDYTTEKLLHAVLNDVVPIVMGGSDYSRFIPPNSYLDASSYRAEDLAKVLNDYMNNKNEEWWNGKKVNRDGWFGKKVIVNSDGWFG from the exons ATGCAAAGAAGAATTAAATGGCTTATTGCTGGGGTTTTTGCAATGATTTTTTGGTTGACATATAGttataattattcaattaacactAGCCtgttaaaaaatttcataaaaaacgACGAAAGACTCAAAGATGGAGTTAAGAATATTTTGATGTGGACTCACAACTACACAGAGCCATTCAATcgatttaaaaatggaagagagtCATTCTTGGAAGCAAATTGTCCGATAAATAACTGTTACATAACTAATAATCGCAGTTATTTAGAGAGAGTAGAGAGTTGGGATGCGATACTATTTCATGCACCGGAGTATACATGGAGAAACAACCCGTGGAAACACGGAATGCCATCGGTCAGGAGTCCTCACCAGAGGTATATATTTGTATCGATAGAATCATCAGCTAATTATCCAGTTGATGATCCGAAATGGGATGGTTACTTCAATTGGACTATGACTTATAAGACTGACTCGGATGTTCGGTGGGTGTATTTAGCTATACGGGatgtaaatgaaaatttggTAGGACCTAAACCCAACATTGAATGGAATATTGGCGATAAAGATGTGTCACGAGATATAAAAGATGAGATTAAGAAGAAGAGCAAAACTGCAGCATGGTTTGTATCAAATTGTAAGACGTTGAGTGGAAGAGAAAATTATGCGCGAGATCTTCAGACACACTTAAAAAAACTTGGTTTAACGTTAGATATCTACGGCCGTTGTGGAAACTTAAAATGTCCTAGAGATGATATGTCATCGTGTTGGAAGATGTTAAAAGATGACTATTTATTCTATCTGTCATTTGAGAATTCTTTCAGTGAAGATTATACCACAGAAAAATTACTTCATGCAGTATTGAATGATGTCGTACCAATTGTGATGGGAGGTTCTGATTACTCAAG ATTTATTCCACCAAACTCATACCTGGATGCCAGTAGTTATAGAGCTGAAGATCTAGCAAAAGTTTTAAACGATTACATGAATAACAAAAATGA GGAATGGTGGAATGGTAAAAAAGTAAATAGAGACGGTTGGTTCGGTAAAAAAGTAATTGTAAACAGTGACGGTTGGTTCGGTTAA